The window TACCACAACGGCCGCATTGAGGTGGATAGCCGGCGAGGGCAGGGGACCTGCTTTACCATTACCCTTCCCGCAGCCCCGGTATCATAACCATAGTCTCATAAATCCGGGTAAAGCGCCCGGGCATTTTCTCCAAGCACCATGCGTTTCTGATCTGACGTCAGCTGGGACTGGTCAATATCCCGGTAATACCTGTCGTGGGTGGTCAGGGGATAATCCGTGCCAAACAGAACCTTTTCCAATACCCCGGCCCTGAGCGCCATGTCGTAAATTCCCGGGTCATAAAGGAATACGGACGCAGCCGTGTCATACCAGATGTTTTTAAGGCGCTCTTTCATCTGTTTTTTCATGATGTGGTAAAAAAAGATTCCGCCACCCCAGTGGGCAAGGATGATTTTATTGTCTGGAAAGGACCCTGCCAGATTATCAATCTGCTCAAGGGTTATAGGGGTTTTTCCCGGGTAGGGATGTCCCAGAGGCTCATTGGTATGGATCATACAGGGTAGATTCCCCTTGTTCTTGAGCAGCTCCATCACAGGTTCCATAAGCCGGATAGCCCCGGCATCAATGCCGGACAGGTAAAAGGCCAGTTCTCCCACGCCGGACAGTCCGGCATCAATACAGCGTTCAGCCTCCTTTGCCGCACCTTCCCAGGAAAGATTAAAACAGGCCAGTCCCCGCAGCCGTTTGGGGTGGGTGGTAACGGCCTCAATCACTGCATCGTTGTTTCTTCGGGCGTATTCCGGGTTGCGCCATGGAAATCCTGACAGGATGGAGATGTCCACGCCATGGTGATCCATGGCGGCAATCATGTCAGATACCTTTACAATTTTTGATTTTTGGGAGTTATATAGAAGTTTGAATTCAGGTTCGGTGTCAAAGAACGGGGTCCTGTCATCAGCAACGGCCTGGAAAAAAAGATGGGTATGGGAATCTATGATCACGGCATTGCCCTTAAATGATAAAGATTGAAAAAAGCTACCAGGCAATATATATTAAGTTCCCGGCTCACACAAGGGCGGATGGGGGATGAGGTGATGGATTACTATCCGATTTTTTTAGATGTTAAAGACCGATGCTGCCTTGTGGTGGGCGGTGGGGCAGTGGGCACAAGAAAGGCGTTTGGCCTTGCCCGGGCAAAAGCCCGGGTCACTGTGGTCAGCCTTGACTTTTCCGAGGAATTGTCCAATACACCCCCTGGGGCCATCACCTTAAAGAGAAAAGAATTTGACGATTCGGATCTGGACGGTATGAGCCTGGTTTTTGCCGCCACAGACAATATGCAGTTAAATGCCGGGATACGGCAGGCCGCCCAAAAGAAAAATATATTGTGCAACATTGCCGACGGCCGGGATAAAGGGGATTTTATCCTGCCGGCAGTGGTGGACAGGGGCGATCTTTTGTTTGCCGTATCCACCTGCGGGGCAAGTCCGGCCCTCTCAAGGTACCTGCGCATGGCACTTGAGACTTGTTTCGGTCCCGAGTACGGTGAGCTTGCAACCCTTTTGGGCCGCATTAGAGCGATCCTGCTGGAACAAGGGCATGATCCCAAAGGGCACCGCAAAATATTTAGAGCCCTGATTGATGCCGATCTGCCTGGAAAGATTGCTGAAGGGCAAACCGAACAGATTGATGCCGTGCTTGCCGATGTCTTAGGTGACGGCTTCAGCCTGGAAAGGCTTATGCCTGAAATTAGTATCCGAAAGTTGTGATGTCTATGAATATTCCTTTTATCCTTTTGCAGTGTGCAACCCTTTTTTACCTGATCAGTACGGCCGGGTATTTTTGTTATCTGTTTCACCAGAAAAACCGGATCCAACAGACCGCTTTAGGCGCTGTGGGTATCGGGGCCATGATTCATCTTTTTGCCATTGTTCTGCAAAGTGCGGTACTTGGGGGACTGCCCATCTATACCCTTGGCCAGAGCCTGTCCATGGCAGGTCTGTCCCTTGCCGCCATGTTTATCTATTCCCAGTACCGGTTTCATTTAAAAATTCTCGGGGTGTATGCCACAGCCATGGTCAGTGTCCTCATGCTTGCAGCCATCCTGCTGCCCGAGGCCGCCAAAGCCCCGGATAAGATCTATAAGGGCATTTTCTTTTTCGGGCATATCATCCTTATCTTTACCGGGGAGTCCATGCTGGCCCTGGCCTGCGGAGCAGGTATCCTTTATCTGCTTCAGGAACAGGGTATCAAAGGTAAAAATCCGGGTTTCTTTTTTAAACGCCTGCCCTCTTTGGATTTTCTGGATGCCGTGTCCTATACTTGTATTTCCACGGGGTTTGCATTGCTGACCTTCGGGCTTGTCACCGGATTTATTTATGCCAGATCCGTATGGGGCAGTTTCTGGCGATGGGATATAAAAGAGGTGTTCTCCCTGGGGGCCTGGTTGGTGTATGCGGCCCTGCTGCATCTGCGGCTGTATTCGGGGTGGCGGGGGCGCAATTCCGCTATTATGTCTTTGATTGCATTTATTATACTAATTTTTACCTTCCTGGGGGTGAACTTCTTCCTTGGCGGGCATCACCAGGGATTCACCCAATAAGAACAGGACGCAGATTAACCGATTATGCCAAAGATTATTCTGATTGGCGCCAACCATAAGACCGCGCCTGTGGAGCTAAGGGAAAAACTGTCTTTTTCCCAGGAACAGATTGAAACAGCCCTGCAATTTATAAAACAGGATCCGGGTATCAGGGAAGGCCTGGTTTTTTCCACCTGCAACCGTCTGGAATTTCTTTATGTGCCGGATAGCGGGGACTCAGGAAATAACGATGCCATTGATACTGTTATTCAGTTTATTTCTGAACTCAAAACATTACCCGTATCTGAATTCAAACCCGCCCTGTACATCCACGCCGACAATGAGGCTGTCCGCCATCTGTTTTGCGTGGCGGCAAGCCTTGACTCCATGGTGGTGGGCGAACCCCAGATTTTGGGACAGGTGAAAAAGGCCTATAAAACCGCTGTAAAGAACGGTACCACGGGGGTTCTGCTCAACCGCCTGATGCATAAAGCGTTTTCTGTGGCAAAACGTGTAAGAAAACAGACCGGCATTGGTGATAATGCTGTCTCCATTTCCTATGCCGCCATCGAGCTTGCCCATAAAATTTTTGCGGATCTTGCCACTAAAAGCGTCATGCTCATCGGAGCCGGGGAAATGGCGGAACTGGCTGTTGAACATCTCATGGCCCACCAGGTGAAAAAAATCGTGGTGGCCAACCGTACATTTAAAAATGCCCTGGAACTGGCCCGCAAGTTCAAGGGCCAGGCTGTCCAGTATGAGGAACGCGAATCTGCACTGGCAGATGTGGATATTATCATCAGTTCCACCGGGGCCACGGAATATGTGTTAACCCGTGACCAAGTCAAGAACGTTATGAAAAAAAGACAGAACAAGACCTTGTTTTTCATTGATATTGCCGTACCCAGGGATATTGACCCCCGGATCAATAAAATATCCAATGCCTATGTGTATGATATTGACGATCTCAAAAATATTGTTGAAACAAATATCAGCCAGCGGGAGCAGGAAACCATAAAAGCCATGCGGTTTGTGGAAGAAGCCCTGCTGTCGTTCTGCCGGTGGCTTGATGAACTGGCCGTGGTTCCCACCATCAAGGCCATCAACCGGAAAATGACTGCCATTGTGAACCTGGAATGCGAGAAAACCCTGGCCGGCCTGCCCCATCTTTCAGACGAGGATGCCGAATCCATCCGCAGGATGACCAGGGCCATTGCCTCCCGTGCCATCCATGATCCCATTTTGTTTTTGCGTAATACCGGTGATCACCGGGATGATTCCGTGTATTTGAATGTGACCCGGCATCTGTTTAATCTGGACATCCCGGACCACAATTCGTGATGCATGGAAGGTGGCCTAAATGAAACTGTTGAGACGGCTGGTCATTTTTTTATTGTTATGCACATGCGCTGCTCTCTTTGGCTATGGTTACCTGGTCAACTACCAGGTGACCCGGCGGTTTAAAGACCGGCTGTGGGATGTACCCGCCAAAGTATATGCACGCCCCATGGTCCTTTATCCGGGGCTGCAGCTGTCCGCCAAATCCCTTGAACAGGAATTGAATCTGCTAGGATACCGCAAGGTCGCAACCCAGGCACAACTGACGTCCCCGGGTACCTATACCCTTTACCAGAACCGGGTTATCCTCAATTGCCGGCCCTTTGATTTTGGCGATCAGCAACGGCCTGTGCGTCGTACGGAGCTGACCATATCCGATGGCCGCATCAGCGAGCTTAAAACCTTGGGCAGCCCCGCCGACATGGAGCAGCTGGACCCTGTGTTGATCGGGCAGTTCTATCCATCTTCCATGGAAGACCGCATCCTTCTTGCCCCCCAGGATATTCCCGGGTTTCTTAAAAAGGCAATCGTGGCCGTGGAGGACAGAAATTTTTATTCCCACCACGGGATTGATTTCAAATCAGTTTTCCGGGCCGTTGTGGTGAATGTCCGCCAGGGCCGGTTTACCCAGGGCGCCAGCACCCTGACCCAGCAACTGGCAAAAAATTTTTTCCTCTCCTCTGAAAAAACGCTGAAACGAAAGCTCAGTGAAGTCTTTGTTTCCATCGCCATTGAGCGTCAGTTCACCAAGGATGAGATCCTGGACGCCTATATCAATGAAGTTTACATGGGCCAGGATGGTTCCAGGGCCATACACGGGTTTGGCCTGGGGGCTCAGTTTTACTTCGGCAAGTCACCTGAGCTGCTCTCCCTGGAGGAAACGGCACTTCTGGTGGGCATGCTCAAAGGACCGTCCTATTTTAATCCCAGGGCTCATCCGGATCGGGCACTGTCCCGGCGGAACACGGTGCTTGGCCTTATGGCGGATCAAGGACTGATTTCACCCGCCCAGCTTGCAAAATCCATTGCCCGTCCCTTAACCGCTATTCCGGTCCCTCGGCAATGGCGATTCCCCTTTTACCTGGATCTGGTTAAGCGCAATTTGCTTAAAGAGTACCGTGAAGAAGATTTAAAAACCATGGGGTTGCGTATCTTCACGCCATTTGATCCCCTGGTGCAGCTGGCGGCGGAAAAGGGGGTGGCCGATTTCATGGCGGGTCAAAATGCAAATCTCCAGGCCGGTGTGGTGGTGACAGCCTGTGCCACCAATGAAATCCAGGCCCTGGTGGGGGGAAGGCAGTCTAATGGCAAAGGATTTAATCGCGCCCTGGATGCAAAGCGGGCCATCGGCTCCCTGGTGAAGCCGGCCGTATACCTCTCGGCCCTGGAACAGCCTGAACATTACACCCTTGTGACCCTGATTGATGACGGACCTGTTGAATTGGAAAGCGGCGGCCTTCTTTGGAAACCCATGAATTTTGACGAAAAATTTCACGGGAACCTGCCTTTGTACCAGGCCCTGGTTCATTCATACAACACGTCCACGGTCAGGCTTGGCATGGGGCTTGGCCTGGATACTGTTTTTTCAACCATGGAGCAGTTGGGGTTCAAGCCCGCGGCCCCCTTTGTCCCGGCCATGCTTCTGGGCAGTTTTGAGATGTCCCCGGTGCAGGTTGCCCAGGTCTACCACACCCTGGCCTCGGGGGGGTTCTACACCCCGGCCCGGGTCATAAAATCTGTGTATACCCCTGACGGGGAAACACTCCAGCGCTATCCCCTGCGTATTGAGCAGCACCTGGATCCCGGCGCAGTATTCCTGGTGGACAAAACCCTTCAGGCCGTGGTCAGGGACGGTACCGGAAGATCGTTGTCCAAATGGCTCTCCCTGGATCTGGGCATTGCCGGAAAAACCGGTACCACCAATGATCTGCGGGATACCTGGTTTGCCGGATTTTCCGGAAATCGACTGGCCGTGGTCTGGGTGGGCAGGGATGACAACAAATCCACAGGGCTCACCGGGGCATCCGGAGCCATGCAGGTCTTTGGCCGGATCATGGCACAGATCCCCAACACGCCTCTGGTATTGACACCGCCCCAGAATATTGAGTGGGCGGTTATTGATCCCGGGACCGGACTTGCCACGGATAACAACTCACCTGGTGCCCTTGCTGTGCCTTTTATTCTCGGGTCATCCCCTGTTGAGTCTGATTCTGCTGTTTCTGATCCCAGTGGAATTTCTGTTGGCGACCCTGTTGGAAACCCTGGTACTGAAGTGGAATCTTTCCCCCTGGATGATTCCCTGCCCGATAAGCAACCCGGGCAGAAAAAAAAACCGCGATACCTCATTGACTGGATTAAGGACGTATTCAAATGAAAAAATATTGTTTTTATCTACTTGCCATGGCCCTTATTGTTTTACCCGCCTGCGCGCCTAAAAAAGTAATACCAGTACCCCAGTCCCAACTGCCTCCTAAATCCGTGCCCGAGATCGGCGGGCCTGTTCCAGTTCAACGCACAGAGCCGCATGATGCGGTCGTGGCGGGCAAAACCCAGGATCAAAATCAGGACAAGAATTCATTGTTGTCCGCTGTCCGCCCTGTTCAGCGTCCCAGGCCCCAGGCCCTGAACCGGATGATCGAACAGGCCGAAAATCAGCTGAAAAATAAGAAACCCCAGCTTGCCTTCTCCATCCTGGAACAGGCGCTGTTCATTGATGGCCAGGACCCACTGGTCTGGCATCTGATGGCAAGGGCCCAGTTTGACCAGGGAAATCTTGTCCAGGCGGTTTCCCTGGCAAAAAAATCCGACAGCCTTGCTGCCGCATACCCCCAAGTAAAGGAAAAAAACGCTGCCCTCCTTGCCCAAATCCAGGGCAGCGCGAATTAGAATAAAACATGTCCCCAGCATTTGGTATAGATTTCGGTACCTCCAACTCGGCCCTGGCCGCAAGTGTAGATAACCAGGTTAAACTTCTGGATATTGACCCGGGCAATCCCCTTTCCAATTCTTTGAAATCCATTCTCTATTTTATAAAGGAGGATGGGCGAACCCACTCCTTTGTGGGCTATGAAGGGGTCAGGCAGTATATTGACAACGGTGCTGAAGGCCGGTACATGCAGTCCATTAAATCCTTTCTAAGTGACTTGTCCTTTCAGAAAACCAATATCTACGGTAAAAACTATACCCTGGAAGAGCTGATCGCCCATCTTCTTCGGGTCATGAAAACCCGGGGGGAGAAGATCATTGGACAGGAGGTGGACACGGTTGTCCTTGGCCGTCCGGTTGTTTTTTCAACGGATGCGGAACGGGAAAATACCGCAACCCGCCGGCTGATAAACGCGGCTCAACTTGCCGGGTTCAAGGAGATTTCCCTTCAAATGGAACCCGTGGCCGCTGCAAGGGCTTATGAGAACAGCCTGCCCTGCAACCGGGAACAGATTGTGCTGGTGGGCGACTTTGGTGCCGGCAGTTCTGATTTTACGGTGCTTAAAGTAGGCAATTCGCACCACCGCGTGAGCAGAGCGCAAGGCATTCTTTCCGTTGGCGGGCTTTATATCGGAGGCGACAATTTTGATTCCCTGATCATGCGCCACAAGGTGGCAAGATATTACGGCACAGATGTTCAGGTCAAATCCATGTTCAGTGATAATCTTACGGGGTTGTCCCCCCTGGTTTTAAGCCATCTGATGCAATGGCACCGTATCCCCTGGCTTCGGCGTCCGCAAACCCTTGGGAATATAAAGGAGCTTAAGGTCGGTGCCGGACTCAGAGACCGGCGTCTGCTGGAAAATCTGGAACGTCTGATCAGCGATAACTATGGTTATCTACTGTTCCAGTCCATT is drawn from uncultured Desulfobacter sp. and contains these coding sequences:
- a CDS encoding amidohydrolase family protein, translated to MIIDSHTHLFFQAVADDRTPFFDTEPEFKLLYNSQKSKIVKVSDMIAAMDHHGVDISILSGFPWRNPEYARRNNDAVIEAVTTHPKRLRGLACFNLSWEGAAKEAERCIDAGLSGVGELAFYLSGIDAGAIRLMEPVMELLKNKGNLPCMIHTNEPLGHPYPGKTPITLEQIDNLAGSFPDNKIILAHWGGGIFFYHIMKKQMKERLKNIWYDTAASVFLYDPGIYDMALRAGVLEKVLFGTDYPLTTHDRYYRDIDQSQLTSDQKRMVLGENARALYPDL
- a CDS encoding bifunctional precorrin-2 dehydrogenase/sirohydrochlorin ferrochelatase encodes the protein MDYYPIFLDVKDRCCLVVGGGAVGTRKAFGLARAKARVTVVSLDFSEELSNTPPGAITLKRKEFDDSDLDGMSLVFAATDNMQLNAGIRQAAQKKNILCNIADGRDKGDFILPAVVDRGDLLFAVSTCGASPALSRYLRMALETCFGPEYGELATLLGRIRAILLEQGHDPKGHRKIFRALIDADLPGKIAEGQTEQIDAVLADVLGDGFSLERLMPEISIRKL
- the ccsA gene encoding cytochrome c biogenesis protein CcsA → MNIPFILLQCATLFYLISTAGYFCYLFHQKNRIQQTALGAVGIGAMIHLFAIVLQSAVLGGLPIYTLGQSLSMAGLSLAAMFIYSQYRFHLKILGVYATAMVSVLMLAAILLPEAAKAPDKIYKGIFFFGHIILIFTGESMLALACGAGILYLLQEQGIKGKNPGFFFKRLPSLDFLDAVSYTCISTGFALLTFGLVTGFIYARSVWGSFWRWDIKEVFSLGAWLVYAALLHLRLYSGWRGRNSAIMSLIAFIILIFTFLGVNFFLGGHHQGFTQ
- the hemA gene encoding glutamyl-tRNA reductase, translating into MPKIILIGANHKTAPVELREKLSFSQEQIETALQFIKQDPGIREGLVFSTCNRLEFLYVPDSGDSGNNDAIDTVIQFISELKTLPVSEFKPALYIHADNEAVRHLFCVAASLDSMVVGEPQILGQVKKAYKTAVKNGTTGVLLNRLMHKAFSVAKRVRKQTGIGDNAVSISYAAIELAHKIFADLATKSVMLIGAGEMAELAVEHLMAHQVKKIVVANRTFKNALELARKFKGQAVQYEERESALADVDIIISSTGATEYVLTRDQVKNVMKKRQNKTLFFIDIAVPRDIDPRINKISNAYVYDIDDLKNIVETNISQREQETIKAMRFVEEALLSFCRWLDELAVVPTIKAINRKMTAIVNLECEKTLAGLPHLSDEDAESIRRMTRAIASRAIHDPILFLRNTGDHRDDSVYLNVTRHLFNLDIPDHNS
- the mrcB gene encoding penicillin-binding protein 1B; protein product: MKLLRRLVIFLLLCTCAALFGYGYLVNYQVTRRFKDRLWDVPAKVYARPMVLYPGLQLSAKSLEQELNLLGYRKVATQAQLTSPGTYTLYQNRVILNCRPFDFGDQQRPVRRTELTISDGRISELKTLGSPADMEQLDPVLIGQFYPSSMEDRILLAPQDIPGFLKKAIVAVEDRNFYSHHGIDFKSVFRAVVVNVRQGRFTQGASTLTQQLAKNFFLSSEKTLKRKLSEVFVSIAIERQFTKDEILDAYINEVYMGQDGSRAIHGFGLGAQFYFGKSPELLSLEETALLVGMLKGPSYFNPRAHPDRALSRRNTVLGLMADQGLISPAQLAKSIARPLTAIPVPRQWRFPFYLDLVKRNLLKEYREEDLKTMGLRIFTPFDPLVQLAAEKGVADFMAGQNANLQAGVVVTACATNEIQALVGGRQSNGKGFNRALDAKRAIGSLVKPAVYLSALEQPEHYTLVTLIDDGPVELESGGLLWKPMNFDEKFHGNLPLYQALVHSYNTSTVRLGMGLGLDTVFSTMEQLGFKPAAPFVPAMLLGSFEMSPVQVAQVYHTLASGGFYTPARVIKSVYTPDGETLQRYPLRIEQHLDPGAVFLVDKTLQAVVRDGTGRSLSKWLSLDLGIAGKTGTTNDLRDTWFAGFSGNRLAVVWVGRDDNKSTGLTGASGAMQVFGRIMAQIPNTPLVLTPPQNIEWAVIDPGTGLATDNNSPGALAVPFILGSSPVESDSAVSDPSGISVGDPVGNPGTEVESFPLDDSLPDKQPGQKKKPRYLIDWIKDVFK
- a CDS encoding Hsp70 family protein — its product is MSPAFGIDFGTSNSALAASVDNQVKLLDIDPGNPLSNSLKSILYFIKEDGRTHSFVGYEGVRQYIDNGAEGRYMQSIKSFLSDLSFQKTNIYGKNYTLEELIAHLLRVMKTRGEKIIGQEVDTVVLGRPVVFSTDAERENTATRRLINAAQLAGFKEISLQMEPVAAARAYENSLPCNREQIVLVGDFGAGSSDFTVLKVGNSHHRVSRAQGILSVGGLYIGGDNFDSLIMRHKVARYYGTDVQVKSMFSDNLTGLSPLVLSHLMQWHRIPWLRRPQTLGNIKELKVGAGLRDRRLLENLERLISDNYGYLLFQSIETAKCRLSDHGDATVNFKDYGIAIEEPVTRIEFEDMIRDLVLQIDACVTQTLADAGIAPEQVNAVFLTGGSSYIPLIRAIFEFRVGADKIKTADAFTSVAYGLGLEAGLLA